A stretch of DNA from Cupriavidus taiwanensis:
CTGCTGCAGCAGGCCACGCGGCACCCGAACATCACCATCCTGGAAGACCACTTCGCGATCGACCTGATCACTTCGCGTAAGATGGGGCTGCCGGGCAACCGCTGCTATGGCCTTTACGTGTTGGACGACCGCACCGGGGCGGTGCACACCATCACCGCGACGCATACCGTGCTCGCTGCCGGCGGTGCGGGCAAGGTTTACCTCTACACCACCAATCCGGATACGGCCACCGGTGACGGCATTGCCATGGCCTGGCGCGCAGGCTGCCGGGTGTCGAACATGGAATTCATCCAGTTCCACCCCACCTGCCTGTACCACCCTTATGCCAAGTCCTTCCTGATTTCCGAAGCCGTGCGTGGCGAAGGCGGCCTGCTCAAGCTGCCCGACGGCACGCGCTTCATGCCCGAACACGATGAACGCGCCGAACTGGCGCCGCGCGACGTGGTGGCGCGCGCGATCGACTTCGAAATGAAGAAGCGCGGGCTGGACTGCGTCTATCTCGACATCACGCACCAGCCTGAGGCCTTCCTGAAGGAACACTTCCCCACCATCCATGCGCGCTGCCTGGAACTGGGCATCGATATCACGCGCGAGCCGATTCCGGTGGTGCCGGCCGCGCACTACACCTGCGGCGGCGTGGTCACCGACACCTCGGGACGCACCGACATCGGCAACCTCTACGCCGTCGGCGAGACCGCCTGCACCGGCCTGCACGGCGCCAACCGGCTGGCTTCGAACTCGCTGCTCGAATGCATGGTGATCGGCCGTGCCGCCGCCGAAGACATCGCCTCGCAGGACAAGGCCGGCGTGCCCGATATCACGCTGCCGGCGTGGGACGAGAGCCGCGTCTCCGACGCCGACGAAGAAGTCGTGGTGTCGCACAACTGGGACGAGCTGCGCCGCATGATGTGGAACTACGTCGGCATCGTGCGCACCAGCAAGCGCCTGGAACGCGCGCAGCACCGCATCGTGCTGCTGCGCGAAGAGATTGCCGAGTATTACGCCAATTTCCGCGTCACCACCGACCTGCTGGAACTGCGCAACCTGGTGGAAGTGGCTTCGCTGATCGTGGACAGCGCCTACTCGCGGCATGAAAGCCGCGGGCTGCATTTCAGCCGCGACTATCCGGATTCGTTGCCGAAGGCGCTGCCGACGGTAATGCAGCCGCCCGCCGGTCGCAAGCGTTGACGACGCGCTTGCCAGGCTGAACGGGGTGGCGCCGCATGGCCCACCCCGTTATGCATTTGGCCGGAGCCACCCTCAGCCGACGATCCGCAGGGAGTAGTCGGTCGCGCGCACGTCCTTGGTCAACGCGCCCACCGAGATGCGGTCGACGCCCGTCTCGGCGAAGGTGCGGATGGTGTCGGCATTGACGCCGCCCGACACTTCCAGCAGTGCCCCGCCCTGGTTGATCCTCACCGCGTCGTGCATCATCGGCACGGTGAAGTTGTCGATCAGCACCGACGTGGCACCGGCCGCCAGCGCTTCCTCCAGTTCGGCCAGGCTCTCGACCTCGATCTGCACCGACGCCTGCGTATCGAGCGCCAGCGCCGCCCGCATCGCCGCGCCGATGCTGCCGGCCGCGGCGATATGGTTTTCCTTGATCAGGATGCCGTCATACAGCGCCAGGCGCTGGTTCTCGCCGCCGCCGATGCGCACCGCGTACTTCTGCGCAAGCCGCAGCCCCGGCAGCGTCTTGCGCGTGTCGAGCACGCGCGCACGGGTGCCGGCGATCAGGTCGGCGTAGCGGCGCGTGGCGGTGGCCACGCCGGACAGCAGCTGCAGGAAATTCAGCGACGGACGCTCGGCCGTCAGCAGCGAACGCGCCGGGCCCGTGATCTCGCACACCACCGAATCCGGCGCCATGCGCGCCCCCTCTTGCTGCAGCCAGCGCACTTGCAGCGCCGGATCGACCGCGCGCATGCACGCGTCGAACCATGGCTGGCCGCACAGCACCGCCGACTCGCGCACGATCACGCGCGCGTGCGCGGCCTTGTCCGCCGGCACCAGCAGGCCGGTCAGGTCGCCGCTGCCGACATCCTCGGCGATGGCGGCCTGCACATTGCCCTGCAGCGCTGCCTGCAGCGCCGGGCCGTAGCTATCGAAAACCGGATTCACGCTCATGCCGGGCCGATCCCCTGGAACAGCGCCTGTTCCTGCGCCAGGTCGGACGACGGGCGCACGTTGCGCTTCTGCGCGGCGGCGAAGTCGAGCATGCGGTTGATGCAGGTCACCGCCCTGGCGCCGATGGCCGGGTCGACGTGGATCTCGTTGCGGCCGGTCTCGAGCACCTCGGCCAGGTTGGTCAGCGCATTCATCGCCATCCACGGGCAGTGCGCGCAGCTCTTGCAGGTGGCGCTGTTGCCGGCGGTCGGCGCTTCGATGAAGTGCTTGCCGGGCGCGGCCATGCGCATCTTGTGCAGGATGCCGTTGTCGGTGGCGACGATGAATTCGGTCGCGTCCAGCTTTTGCGCGGCCTCGATCAGCTGCGAGGTGGAACCGACCACGTCGGCCTGGGCCACCACGTTTTCCGGCGATTCCGGATGCACCAGGATCTTGGCGTTGGGGAATTCACGGCGCAGCAGGTCCAGCTCGACGCCCTTGAACTCGTCGTGCACCAGGCACGAACCCTGCCACAGCAGCATGTCGGCGCCGGTCTGCTTCTGGATATAGCTGCCCAGGTGCTTGTCCGGTGCCCACAGGATCTTCTTGCCCTGCGCGTGCAGGTGTTCGACGATCTTCAGGCCGATGCTGGAAGTCACCATCCAGTCCGCGCGCGCCTTCACCGCGGCGCTGGTGTTGGCGTAGACCACCACGGTGCGGTCCGGGTGCGCATCGCAGAAGGCAGCGAACTCGTCGGCCGGGCAGCCCAGGTCGAGCGAGCAGGTCGCGTCCAGGTCTGGCATCAGCACGGTCTTTTCCGGGCTGAGGATCTTGGCGGTCTCGCCCATGAAGCGCACCCCCGCCACCACCAGCGTCCTGGCTTCATGGTCGCGCCCGAAGCGGGCCATTTCAAGGGAGTCGGAGACACAGCCGCCGGTTTCCTCGGCGAGGTCCTGCAGGTCGGCGTCGACGTAGTAGTGCGCCACCAGCACCGCATTGCGCTCCTTCAGCAAGCGGCGGATACGCGCCTTCAACGACTGCCGCTCATCGGGCGACAGCACCGGCGGCACCTTGGCCCAGGCATGGGCCACGCAACTGGCGCCAGCGGCGTTTTGAGCACCCGCCAGGTTCGGCTTCTCGAACTCGACGGTCTTGATCGATTGTGGGGTCATCTCCGGGTACTCCTCTAGACCTCCGCCAACAGGGTGCGGCCGGCCAGAACATGGGGGAGTTTATCTAAAACAAAAGCCCCGCCATGGGCGGGGCTTTGTCAAACCATACGGCGCGGCCGAATTGTATCAGGCGTAGCGGCGCAGGCGCAGCGAGAAATCGTGCAACGCCTGGATACCGCTGGCCTCGGCACGGTGGCACCAGGCCTGCAGCTGCTGCAGCAGCTGCTCGCGCGTCAGGTTGGAACGGCCCCAGATGGCGGCCAGTTCACGGCGCATTTCGACGAAGGTCTGCAGCGCCTTGTTCTGCTCGACGATGCTCGCCAGCTGCTCGCGCTGCTGCGCGGCCAGCTTGGTTTCCTCGCGGTGGAACCACTTGCTGGCGGGCTTGAAGCTGCGGTACTCGGCAACGCGGCCTTCCTTGAGCTTTTCCAGTTCCTGGCGGAACGCGCCCTTGACGGCCTTGGCGTAGCGCGCCATCACGTCATAGCGGTTGGCGATGATGGCTTCGAGCGTGTTGTGGTCGACCGGACGGGCTTCGACCAGGCGCGCCTTGGGCGGGATCTTCTTGACCTTGGCCAGGCCGACCGCCTGCATCGCGCGGATATAGCCCCAGCCCACGTCGAACTCATACCACTTGATCGAGAACTTGGCCGAGGTCGGGTAGGTGTGATGGTTGTTGTGCAGCTCTTCGCCGCCGATGATCAGGCCCCACGGCGAGACGTTGGTCGACGCGTCTTCGCAATCGTAGTTGCGGTAGCCCCACCAGTGGCCCAGGCCATTGATGATGCCGGCGGCATGGATCGGGATCCACAGCATCTGCACCGCCCACACGGTCATGCCGATCACGCCGAACAGCGCCAGGTCGATGATCAGCATCAGGCCGACGCCCTGCCAGGTGAAGCGCGAGTACAGGTTGCGCTCGATCCAGTCATTGGGGCAGCCATGGCTGAACTTGGCGATGGTCTCCTGGTTCTTGGCCTCGGCCCGGTACAGCTCGGCGCCTTCCAGCAGCACCTTGCGGATGCCGCGGGTCTGCGGGCTGTGGGGATCGTCTTCGGTTTCGCACTTGGCGTGGTGCTTGCGATGGATGGCGGTCCACTCGCGCGTGACCATGCCGGTGGTTAGCCACAGCCAGAAGCGGAAGAAGTGCTGCGCGATGGGGTGCAGGTCCAGCGACCGGTGCGCCATGCAGCGGTGCAGGAAGATGGTGACGCCGGCGATCGTGATATGCGTCATCACCAGCGTGTAGATGACGATCTCCCACCAGGTCCAGTTGGCAAGGCCGTTGGCGGCCCAGTCAAGAATAGTGTCGAACAAACTGTTCTCCGTCGGTTAAACAGGGACTTTCCCGTGCAAGCCGGCTGGGCCGGTACACATAACGCGCAGAAAAAATAGCTGCGAATCTGTTGATTGCGATAGCTGTCTGGCGCTTGCCACGGGACCCGAAGTCGCTCCGGGCTCCCCCAGGGCAGGCAAAGTCAGGCGCCGGCCGTGGCTAGCGGCTCATGATGCGAGCCAGGTACGAGCCGCTGCAATCTGGCGGCTGTCTGATGTGGGAGCGGGATGTCTCAACCCGCGACAACCCGGCATTCTACCGGATCGCAAGGGGCGCAAGCATACGCTATTTCCCGGATTTGGACGGGGAGCAACGGTTTTCGTTCCACGGGTGGCGCATCCGTCGCCCGCCCGGCGCAGCATCCTGCCCGGGCGTTCAGGAGGCGTTGGCGGCCTCTGGCAATGTACTCGCCTTCGAGCCGCCCGGCCCCGCGGGCAGCGTCTCATGCATCACACGCAACTCGCGCTGCGGATAAGGAATGGAAATGCCATGCTCGCGGAGGGTGCGCCAGATCGCCCGGTTCATCGCCGACTGCACCCCGAGCTTGCCGTTCTGCGGATCGGCCACGAAGACGGCGACTTCATATTCGATGCCGCTGTCGGCGAACAGCACCAGGAAGGCCGCCGGCTCAGGGTCGGGCAGCACGCGCGGCAGTGCGCACACGCATTCGGTCAGCAGCGCAATCACGGTCTCGGGATCGGCGCTGTAGTCGGCCTGCACGCGTGTCGCCACGCGCACGTTGGTATTCGAGAACGAATGGTTCTGCACCGACTGCGCCACCAGCTGCTCGTTCGGCACCAGCGTCTCGCCGTCGCCGTTGCGCACCACGGTGTAGCGGGTGCGGATCTGCGACACGATGCCGGTGTACTTGTCCACCGTGATCTGGTCGCCGAGCTTGACCGAGCGGTCCAGCAGGATGATGAAGCCCGAGATGTAATTGCTGGCGATCTTCTGCAGGCCCAGCCCCAGGCCCACGCCCAGCGCGCCGCCGAAGACCGACAGCACGGTCAGGTCGATGCCCACCAGCGACAGGCTCAGCAGCAGCGACACCAGCAGCAGCAAGGCCTTGGAGATCCGCGTCAGCACCACCTTCAGGTTGCCGTCGAGGTTGGCCGAACGCATCAGCCGCTCTTCCAGCCACGAGCCGAACCACAGCGCCACCAGCACCGTCAGCAGGATCCAGACCACCGCCATCAGGGTCTCGGCCACGCTGATCTTCTGCTTGCCGCCGATGGAGAAGCGCACGCTCTCCATCCAGCCCACCACGTCGCCGAGCACGCCCAGCACGTACAAGGCCATGCCGACCCAGACCAGCGTGGTCAGCACCTTCTCGACCAGCAGCAGCATGCCGTGCAGCTGGCCGCTGCCGGACATCACCCGGCGCAGCACGTAGAAGGTGAAATTCAGCGCGGTGATGCCGAACAGCGGCACCAGCACCAGCCGCAGCACGCTGATCGGGATCAGCGGCGCCAGCGCGAAGCGGGCCACCAGCACCAACGCCCAGCCGGCCAGCGGGAACATGGCGCGCTCGAGGCTGGCGGCGGCGAAGCGCACCGAGAAGCTCGAGCCTTCATAGCGCGCCTCCAGCCGCCGCACCACGAAGCGCGCCAGCGGCCACGCCGCCAGCAGGCACCCGGCCAGCACCAGCAACTGCCAGAAAAAGCCGGGACCGCCCGCATCGCGGATCAGGTCGTCGAGCATCTTGCCGAACATCGAATGCGAGGCTTTCAGGTCCTTCAGGCCACCGAGGTCGGACAGGGTTTCACCGTTCATGGTGCAGATTCAGGGTGGGCCGCCCGCGCGGGGCGGGCGGCGCGGCTGCGAACCGCGATCAGCTGGTGCGCTCCAGCACGGCGGCAAAGAAGCCATCGGTCTGGTGCAGGTGCGGGTAGAGGGCGAACATGCCGTTGTCCGGCAGTCCCGGCACTTCGATCTTCTGGTCGGCCAGCACTTCGGCGGCCGGCACCAGGCGGAAGTTGGGATGCGCGGCGAGGAAATCTCGCACGATCTGCTCGTTCTCGGCCTCCAGCACGCTGCAGGTCGCGTAGACCACTCGGCCGCCGCCCTTCACCAGACGCGCCGCGGAGTCCAGGATCGCGCTCTGCTTGGCGGTCAGTTCCAGTACCGACTCCGGCGATTGCCGCCACTTCAGGTCGGGATTGCGGCGCAGCGTGCCCAGGCCGCTGCACGGCGCATCCACCAGCACGCGGTCGGCCTTGCCGGCCAGGCGCTTGATCTTGGCGTCGCGCTCGGAGTCGATCAGCACCGGATGGACATTCGACAGGCCGCTGCGCGCCAGCCGCGGCTTCAGGTTGGCCAGGCGCTTTTCCGATACGTCGAAGGCGTAGAGCCGGCCGGTCGAGCGCATCGCCGCGCCCAGCGCCAGGGTCTTGCCGCCCGCGCCGGCGCAGAAGTCGACCACCATCTCGCCGCGCCGCGGCGCCACCAGGCTGCACAGCAGCTGGCTGCCTTCGTCCTGCACCTCGACCAGGCCGTTGACGAAGATCGGCAGCTGGTTCAGGGCCGGCTTGCCGGTCATGCGGATGCCAGCCGGCGCCATCGGCGTGGGCTCGGCGCCAAGGCCCGCGGCCTGCAGCTCGGCCAGCGCCGCCTCGCGGCTGGTCTTGCCCAGGTTGACGCGCAGGTCCAGCGGCGCCGGGCGCAGCCAGGCGTCGCCGAGCGCCGCCGCAAAAGCCTCGCCATGCTGGCGCACCAGTTCGTCGTAGAGCCACTCGGGCAGGTTGGCGCGCACGCGCGGCGCCAGGCTGGAGCGCTCGATGGTGGTCAGGCGGTCCAGCCACGCGGCTTCATCGGGATACAGGAACGGCGACAGCGCGTCGCGGCCCAGCGTCGCCGCCAGCCCCAGCAGCGCCAGGCGACGCGAGGCCGCGCCGGTGCCGCTCTCGGCAAACTGGGCAAACTCGACGCGCCGGCGCAGCACCGCATAGATCGCTTCGGCAATGATGCCGCGCTCGCGGTGGCCGAGCTTGGCATTTTCGCGGAAGTAGTAGCTGACCACCGCATCGGCGGGACGCGCGAACAGCATGACCTTGCCCAGCAGGCGATCGATATGCTGGATGTGGGTGGCATGCAGCCCGCCATGCACGCGCGCAGGCGCGCCATTGGCACCGGTGGCATTGGGCGACTTGCGGATCGGGCTGCTCTTGCCCTTGCCGCGCGAGGGGGCGCGGCCCTCGCCGCGCGGGGAACGGTTTCCTGCCTGGGTACGGCTCATGCCTGGACTCCTGCCGCCGGGGTCGCGGCGGAGATGGCCATCAGCAATTGCGGTTCGGCCGGGTTGATAACGTTGACCACGCCGTTGTGCAGCTGCAGCCGGTCCTCGACGAACCACTGCACGGCGCGGGGATAGATCCTGTGCTCGCAGGCGAGCAGGCGCTTGGCCAGGGTCGCGGGCGTGTCCGCCGGCAGCACGTCGAGCGCGGCCTGGATCACGATCGGGCCATGGTCCAGCTCCGGGGTCACGAAATGCACGGTGGCGCCATGCAGCTTGACGCCTGCATCCAGCGCCTGCTGGTGGGTGTTCAGGCCCGGGAAGCACGGCAGCAGCGACGGATGGATATTCAGCAGCCGGCCCGCGTAGCGGTCGACGAAAGCGGGCGTGAGTATGCGCATGAAACCCGCCAGCACCACCAGGTCGGGGGCATGGGCGTCGATGGCCTCGGCCAGCGCCGCGTCGAAGGCGGCGCGGTCAGGGTACTGGCGATGGTCGACCACGCCGGTTTCAATGCCTTGCTGGCGCGCAAACTCCAAACCCGCGGCGTCCGGCCGGTTCGACAGCACCGCCGCCACGCGGGCGGGCCAGCCGCCGTCCGCGCAGGCACGGACGATGGCTTCCATATTGGAGCCCCGCCCGGAAATCAAGATGACAATTTTTTTCATCGCGCAATTCTACCAAGGCGAGGCGCTAAACTCCGGTAAAGCCAAACCAGTACGTGCTTAATTCACGAGATCCGGACAGGTGACCCATCGGTGGCCTGTGGTAGCGACGCCCCATAACCCGATTGATGGATTGTGACGCTTCGCCCCCTCTGATAGAGTGGGTCCTACGTCCACGCGCCATTCCTGTGCAAGACACAGGTTCTCCGGAGAGGTGACAACAAGGACGAAACGGGTTATTTGAACGGGAATTCGCATGTCGAACGCTGCACCGACGTTGTTGGTGGTCGATGATCATCCTATGGCCTTGTCAGGGACCACCGCCTTCCTGGCCGAAGTCATGCCGGATGTGGCAGTGCATGCCGCCGGCAGCGCCCGCGAGGCCCTGGCCAGCCTGCAGCAGGGCTTGCGCCCCGATATCGTGCTGCTCGATATCTGGCTGAACGACGGTACCGGCTTCGATGCCATGCAGACCTTCAAGACCGTCATCCCGGGCGCGCGCTTTATCTTCATGTCGGCCGAGGCCACGCCTGAAATCGTCGGCCGCGCCCGCGCGCTGTCGGCATGCGGCTTCGTCGGCAAGCACCTGGATGCCAACGCCTTCACCGCCGCGGTGCGCAAGGTCCTGGCCGGCGACACCGCTTTCCCCACCGACGAAGCCCTCAACGGCCGCGCGCAATCGTTCGGCCCGGCCCACGGCATTCCGGTCACGCCCGCCGAACTGGGCCTGACGCCGCGCCAGGGCTCGGTGCTGGCACTGGTGCTGGAAGGCCTGCCCAACAAGGTGATCGCGCGGCGGCTCGGTCTGACCGAGAACACCGTCAAGGAACACGTATCGGCCATCCTGCAGCGCCTGGGCGTGCGCACCCGCATGCAGGTGATGTCGCGCATGGAACGGTTCCGGCTGCGCCAGTAAGGCCTGCCATCTACCTCACCGCCCTCGATGTCCGGGGCGCGCGCCGCTTGCCCTAGGCTGGCCGCAGCCAGCGCCGCAACAGCATCCGCAGCGAGGCCGGGTCCACCGGCTTGGGCAGCACGAAATATCCCGCCTCTTCCGCCGCCGCCAGTGCGGCCGACTTCAGGTCACCGGTCAGCAGTGCGCTGCGCGCCTGCGGCTGCGTGTTCTGCCAGCGCTCGAGCAGGTCCAGGCCGTTCTCGCTGCCGGGCAGGCGCAGGTCACAGAAAATGATGTCGGGGCGCAGGCCCTGCGCGAACAGCTTGTCGGCCTCGGCGCCGTGCGCGGCGCAGGCCACGCGGATGCCCCAGGCCTCCATCAGCGCGATCCAGGCCTTGCGGATCTGGCTGTCGTCGTCGACCACCAGCACCGTGCCCTGCAGGCGATCGGGCTTGGCCTCCTCGGCCTGCGCCATGGCGCGCATCTCGCGCACGCTGGCCACGGTCTCGGCCGGCACCGGCGCCAGCGCGAACCAGAACACCGAGCCCTTGCCCGGCACCGAGCGCACGCCATAGGTGCCGCGCATCAGCCGCACGCATTCCTTGAAGATCGCCAGCCCCAGGCCCAGGCCCTGCGACGGGTCGCGCTGCGGGTTGTGGACCTGGTAGTAGGGCGAGAAGATGTCCGGCAGATGCTCGGGCGTGACCCCGGCGCCGGTGTCCCACACCTCCAGCCGCACGTTCTTGCGGCGCTGGCGCGCGGTCACCAGCACGCCGCCGCGCTGGGTATAGCGCAGCGCGTTCTGCACCAGGTTGAACAAGGCCCGGCGCAGCAGCACCGGCTCAGCCATGGCGTACAGTTCGTCCGGCACGCGCGGGGTCAGGGTCAGCCCGCTTTCGCGCGCGTCGGCGGCAAACTGGCTCATCACGTCGCGGATCAGCGCGCCCAGCTCGCACGGCTCCAGCGTCGGCAGGACCTTGCGCCCTTCCAGCTTGGACAGGTCCAGCAGCGAGCGGAACAACAGGTCGATGGTCTGGGTGCCCGCCGCCACCTGCTCCACCAGCGGATGCAGCGCGCTCGACTGGTTGCGCGCGCGCAGCGCCTCGACCAGCATCACCAGCGCATGCACCGGCTGGCGCAGGTCATGGCTGGCCGCGGCGAGGAAGCGCGACTTTTCCTCGCTGGCATGCAGCGCGCGCTCCTTCTCGTCCTGGAACTGCTTGGCCAGGCGCCGGCTGTCGCCCTCCAGCTGGATCGCCCGCACCAGCGTCACCTGCAGGTTGAAGGCGTGGCGCGACAGCATCAGCGCGTAGATCACCAGCAGGCCCTGCACATAGACGCCGTGGCCGGGGAAGGCGAATTCCGCCATCAGCAGGTTCGGTACCAGGATCGGCACGCCGGCGTAGACCAGGTTCGACGGCACCGGCGCCTGCGATACCGCGCCGCCGGCAAGCACGCCGAGGGTCAGCAGGTACAGCACGCTGGAGAACACCGGCGAAGCTGTATACAGATGCAGCAGCGCCGAACTGCCCCAGGTCATGCCGGTCAGGAAGGCGACCGCGCGCATATTGTTCCACCACTTGTGCGTGTGCGCGGAACGGCTCATCAGGGCGTGGTCGCGCTGGTAGCCTACGTAGAACCACAGACCGCCGGTCGTGAGCAGCAGCATCACCGCGCACCAGCCCAGCAGCACGGCGGCGCCGACGTCGTTCCAGAAGCTGATGGCGGTCAGCGCGGGCAGCAGCACCGAGGCGACGATGGCGGTCGGCGCATTCTTGTGCACGATCGCCATCAGCTTGGCGCGCGTCTCGACATCGAGCTGGGTGCTCGGCTGAGGCAGGCCCCTGGGCAGGAGCCGGGAAAAGAACCGATAGGTCAGCGCTTTCAACTGGAAACCAGGAATGGGCGAAGGTCGGGCATGCCGCGCTGGGGTGCCCGCAGCGATGCGTAGTGAGCCGAAGTGGCGCCTATCATGCCGCCTTTTGCGGCATCGCGCCATGGCGGGAGGGCCGGTTGCGGCACAAAAGCTGCAGCGCGGGGGGCGGCCGGAGGCGGCGGCAGCGGCAAGCCGACCCATTCGCCTTATAATGCTCGCTTTACCCGAATCGTTTCCCGCCGTCCCCGTGAAAGTCTTCCGCGGCCTGCCTAACGCCGAGAGCCGGGCGCCCTGCGCGCTCACCATCGGCAATTTCGACGGTGTGCATCGCGGCCACCAGTCGCTGCTCGCGCGCGCGCGCGCGGCGGCGGATGCGCGCGGCCTGCCGCTGTGCGTGATGACCTTCGAGCCGCATCCGCGCGAGTTCTTCACGCCGGACAAGGCCCCCACCCGCATCGCGCTGCTGCGCGACAAGCTGGAAAGCCTGCGCCGCAACGGGGTGGACCGCGTGGTGGTGGAACACTTCAACGCCCACTTCGCCGGCCAGTCGCCGCAGGAATTCGTCGAGAACGTGCTCTGGCATGGCCTGCATACCCGCTGGCTGCTGGTCGGCGACGATTTCCGCTTCGGCGCGAAACGCGCCGGCGACTTTGCCTACCTGCAGGAGGCCGGGCGCCGCTTCGGCTTCGATGTCGAGCAGATGGGCTCGGTGTCCGAGGGCGGCATCCGCATCTCCAGCTCGGCGGTGCGCCAGGCGCTGGCCGATGGCGACCTGGAGCACGCGCGGCGCCTGCTCGGCCACGGCTACGCCATCAGCGGCCACGTGATCCACGGCCGCAAGCTGGGCCGCGACCTGGGCTTCCCGACGCTGAACCTGCGCATCTCGCACAAGCGGCCCGCGGTCAGCGGCATCTTCGTGGTACAGGTGCACGGCATCGCCGATCATCCGCTGCCCGGCGTGGCCAGCATCGGCGTGCGCCCCACCATCGAGGACGCCGGACGGGTGCTGCTGGAAGTCCACCTGTTCGATTTCAATGAAAGCCTGTACGGCAAGCTGGTGCGGGTCGAATTCATGAAGAAGCTGCGCGACGAGGCGCGCTTCGACTCCCTGGACGAACTGACCGCCGCGATCGCCAAGGACAGCGCCGATGCGCGCGCCTTCTTCGGCCTGACGGCGCCAGGCGCCGCGGCGGCGGCTGCGGTGGCGACGGACGGCAGCGGTGGCCGCGATTTCGCCACCTCGGCCACCGACCGAATTAGGTAGCGGCCGGGGCCCCGCATCCCGCTGCGCGGGCCCGGTTCGCACGCCGCCTGCCCCAGCCTTCACGCGCGCCCGCCGGCCCAGCGCCGGCCGCGCGCCAACCGAATTGCCCTGAGAATCGAAATGTCTGACGACAAACGCGCCAAGCCCGAGAAGAACAAGTATCCCGTCAACCTGCTCGACACGCCCTTCCCGATGCGTGGCGACCTGCCCAAGCGCGAGCCGCAGTGGGTCAAGCAGTGGCAGGAGAAGCAGATCTACAAGAAGATCCGCGCGGCGCGCAAGGGCGCGAAGAAGTTCGTGCTGCATGACGGCCCGCCGTATGCCAACGGCGATATCCACATCGGCCACGCCGTCAACAAGGTGCTCAAGGACATGATCATCAAGGCGCGCGGCCTGAGCGGGCTCGACGCCGTCTACGTGCCGGGCTGGGACTGCCATGGCATGCCGATCGAGATCCAGATCGAGAAGAAGTTCGGCAAGGGCCTGCCGGTGCAGGAAGTCCAGGCCAAGGCGCGCGCGTATGCCACCGAGCAGATCAAGCGCCAGATGGTGGACTTCGAGCGCCTGGGCGTGCTGGGCGACTGGGACCACCCCTACCTGACCATGAACTACAGCAACGAGGCCGACGAACTGCGCGCGCTCGGCAAGATCATGGAAAAGGGCTACGTGTTCCGCGGCCTGAAGCCGGTGAACTGGTGCTTCGACTGCGGCTCGGCGCTGGCCGAGGCGGAAGTCGAGTACAAGGACAAGGTCGACCTGTCGATCGACGTCGGCTTCCCGTTCGCCGAGACCGACAAGCTGGCGCACGCCTTCAAGGTGCCGTTCGAGCAGATTAGCGCGAAGCCGGGCTGGATCGTGATCTGGACCACCACGCCGTGGACCATCCCGAGCAACCAGGCGCTGAACGTCCACCCCGAGGTGGAATACGCGCTGGTCGACACGCCGCGCGGCTACCTGATCCTGGCCACCGAGCGCGTCGAGGAGCAGCTGAAGGTCTACGCCCTGGAAGGCAAGGTCGTCGCCACTGCCACCGGTGCCGCGCTGTCGGAAGTCCGGTTCCACCACCCGCTGGCCAAGATGGACGCGGGCTATGACCGCCTGTCGCCGGTCTACCTGGGCGACTACGTCACTACCGACACCGGTTCGGGCATCGTGCACTCGGCGCCGGCCTATGGCGTGGAAGACTTCCAGTCGTGCAAGGCGCACGGCATGCCCGACAGCGACATCATCAGCCCGGTGATGGGCAACGGCGTCTATGCCGGCACGCTGCCGCTGTTCGGCGGGCTGTCGATCTGGGAT
This window harbors:
- a CDS encoding bifunctional riboflavin kinase/FAD synthetase — translated: MKVFRGLPNAESRAPCALTIGNFDGVHRGHQSLLARARAAADARGLPLCVMTFEPHPREFFTPDKAPTRIALLRDKLESLRRNGVDRVVVEHFNAHFAGQSPQEFVENVLWHGLHTRWLLVGDDFRFGAKRAGDFAYLQEAGRRFGFDVEQMGSVSEGGIRISSSAVRQALADGDLEHARRLLGHGYAISGHVIHGRKLGRDLGFPTLNLRISHKRPAVSGIFVVQVHGIADHPLPGVASIGVRPTIEDAGRVLLEVHLFDFNESLYGKLVRVEFMKKLRDEARFDSLDELTAAIAKDSADARAFFGLTAPGAAAAAAVATDGSGGRDFATSATDRIR